The following proteins are co-located in the Siansivirga zeaxanthinifaciens CC-SAMT-1 genome:
- a CDS encoding exonuclease domain-containing protein, whose amino-acid sequence MYAILDIETTGGKYNEEGITEIAIYKFDGHKVVDQFISLVNPERDIQPFVVNLTGINNNMLRNAPKFYEVAKRIVEITDDCIVVAHNAQFDYRILCTEFRRLGFEYIRPTLCTVELAKDLIPDQPSYSLGKLVRSLGIPVTDRHRASGDAIATVKLFKMLLDKDTQKSIIQKSIKLTPKHQLEPKHLNILSDLPSVTGVYYIHNAEGDIIYIGKSNNIKKRINQHFTNSNRKSKKIQAAVHAVTYEATGSELVALLKESEEIKRVKPILNRALRRTTFTHALYSFKDENGYINLKIDVSDGRKKPITTFSNRESGKSFITKAVEEYSLCQKLTGLYKTKTSCFNYDIKACEGACIQKEPAESYNKRVEALITKNSYSNKNMVIIDRGRDIDEHSAILVENGVFRGIGFFNLNYQINNIEVLESIITPMQNNRDTQHIIQSYLRRNKRLKVILF is encoded by the coding sequence ATTTACGCAATACTTGACATAGAAACCACTGGTGGTAAGTATAATGAAGAGGGCATTACTGAAATAGCTATCTATAAATTTGACGGACACAAGGTTGTCGATCAATTTATAAGTTTGGTAAATCCAGAGCGCGATATACAACCCTTTGTAGTGAATCTTACTGGCATAAATAATAATATGCTTCGCAATGCACCTAAATTTTATGAAGTTGCAAAACGCATTGTAGAAATTACAGATGATTGTATTGTGGTTGCCCATAACGCACAATTTGATTACCGCATTTTATGCACAGAATTTAGACGATTAGGCTTTGAATATATAAGACCAACGCTTTGTACTGTAGAGCTTGCTAAAGATTTAATTCCCGATCAACCATCGTACAGTCTGGGTAAGTTAGTGCGTTCTTTGGGCATTCCTGTAACCGACAGGCATCGTGCTTCTGGTGATGCTATCGCAACTGTAAAACTTTTTAAAATGCTTTTAGACAAGGATACGCAGAAAAGCATTATTCAAAAGTCTATAAAACTAACGCCAAAGCATCAGTTAGAACCTAAACATCTAAATATTTTAAGCGATTTACCATCGGTAACAGGGGTTTATTATATACATAACGCCGAAGGCGATATCATTTATATTGGAAAAAGTAATAATATTAAAAAACGCATCAATCAGCATTTTACAAATTCTAACCGAAAGTCTAAAAAAATTCAGGCAGCCGTTCACGCTGTAACTTACGAAGCAACAGGAAGTGAATTGGTAGCACTATTAAAAGAAAGTGAAGAAATTAAACGCGTAAAACCTATACTTAACCGTGCCTTACGCCGAACTACTTTTACCCATGCCCTTTATAGTTTTAAAGATGAAAACGGATATATTAATTTAAAAATTGATGTGTCCGATGGTCGTAAAAAACCCATAACCACTTTTAGTAATCGTGAAAGCGGTAAAAGTTTTATTACTAAAGCTGTTGAAGAATATAGTCTCTGCCAGAAATTAACTGGATTATACAAAACAAAAACCAGCTGTTTTAATTACGATATAAAAGCTTGTGAAGGCGCTTGTATTCAAAAAGAACCCGCCGAATCATACAACAAGCGTGTTGAAGCTTTAATTACAAAAAACAGTTATTCTAACAAGAATATGGTTATTATAGATCGTGGTCGTGATATTGATGAACACAGTGCAATTTTAGTGGAAAACGGCGTGTTTAGAGGCATCGGTTTTTTCAATTTAAATTATCAAATAAATAATATTGAAGTCCTAGAGTCTATT
- a CDS encoding YggS family pyridoxal phosphate-dependent enzyme: MSIQENLNKIKSSIPEHVTLVAVSKTKPVSDLLEAYNAGQRIFGENKIQEMVEKFEALPKDIAWHMIGHVQSNKVKYMAPFVSLIHGVDKFSLLEEINKQAKKNNRIINCLLQIKIAEEDSKFGLSPEKASEILQSEAFSELKNVKIVGVMGMATFTDNQIQIENEFSLLKETFNTLKALKSFNFQPEIISMGMSGDYQLAISCGSTMIRVGSSIFGERNYL, from the coding sequence ATGAGTATTCAAGAAAATTTAAATAAAATAAAATCTTCCATTCCAGAACATGTTACGCTAGTTGCGGTTTCAAAAACCAAACCAGTAAGCGATTTACTAGAAGCATACAATGCCGGACAACGCATTTTTGGTGAAAATAAAATACAGGAAATGGTTGAGAAATTTGAAGCCTTACCAAAAGACATAGCATGGCACATGATTGGCCATGTGCAAAGTAACAAAGTAAAATACATGGCGCCTTTTGTAAGTTTAATTCATGGCGTTGACAAATTTAGTTTGCTTGAGGAAATAAATAAACAAGCCAAAAAAAACAATCGTATTATTAATTGTTTGCTTCAAATTAAAATTGCCGAGGAAGACTCTAAATTTGGTTTATCGCCAGAAAAAGCTTCAGAAATATTACAATCGGAAGCCTTTTCAGAATTAAAAAACGTAAAAATTGTTGGTGTTATGGGTATGGCTACCTTTACCGATAATCAAATTCAAATAGAAAACGAATTCTCGTTATTAAAAGAGACTTTTAATACTTTAAAAGCACTAAAATCGTTTAATTTTCAACCCGAAATTATAAGTATGGGCATGAGTGGTGATTATCAATTAGCAATTTCTTGCGGAAGTACTATGATTAGAGTTGGAAGTAGTATCTTTGGTGAAAGGAATTATTTATAG
- a CDS encoding 3-hydroxybutyryl-CoA dehydrogenase — translation MKNIAVIGAGTMGNGIAHTFAQNSFSVNLIDINETALHKGLETIAKNLDRMVLKEVITEHKKLETLQNIKTFTALEQGIEAVDLVIEAATENVDIKLKIFKQLDEICNSHTILATNTSSISITQIAATTTRPDKVIGMHFMNPVPLMKLVEIIRGYNTSNEVTNAIMELSKKLDKVPVEVNDYPGFVANRILMPMINESIETLFNGVAGVTEIDTVMKLGMAHPMGPLQLADFIGLDVCLSILNVMYDGFKNPKYAPCPLLVNMVRAGKLGVKSGEGFYDYATNKKADIVAKQFSKI, via the coding sequence ATGAAAAATATTGCTGTAATTGGTGCTGGTACTATGGGAAATGGCATTGCGCATACTTTTGCTCAAAATAGTTTTTCTGTTAATTTAATCGATATTAATGAAACAGCGCTTCATAAAGGTTTAGAAACCATCGCTAAGAATTTAGACAGAATGGTTCTTAAAGAGGTTATAACCGAGCATAAAAAGTTAGAAACCCTTCAAAATATAAAAACATTTACCGCTCTAGAACAAGGTATTGAAGCAGTCGATTTGGTGATTGAAGCTGCCACAGAAAACGTCGATATTAAACTTAAAATCTTTAAGCAATTAGATGAAATTTGTAATTCTCATACCATTTTAGCTACCAATACGTCATCCATTTCCATTACTCAAATTGCGGCTACTACCACCCGACCCGATAAGGTTATTGGGATGCACTTTATGAATCCGGTGCCTTTAATGAAACTGGTTGAAATTATAAGAGGTTATAATACAAGTAACGAGGTAACAAACGCCATTATGGAACTCTCTAAAAAATTAGACAAAGTTCCTGTAGAAGTAAACGATTATCCTGGTTTTGTTGCAAACCGCATTTTAATGCCCATGATAAACGAGTCGATTGAAACTCTTTTTAACGGTGTGGCAGGCGTTACAGAAATTGACACTGTCATGAAGTTAGGTATGGCGCATCCAATGGGACCATTACAATTAGCTGATTTTATTGGATTAGACGTTTGTTTATCTATTTTAAACGTTATGTACGACGGATTTAAAAATCCGAAATACGCCCCTTGCCCATTGTTAGTAAATATGGTTCGTGCTGGGAAATTAGGTGTAAAATCGGGTGAAGGTTTTTACGATTATGCCACCAACAAAAAAGCAGACATTGTTGCCAAACAATTTTCGAAAATTTAA
- a CDS encoding Gfo/Idh/MocA family protein, with the protein MLNAGVLGAGHLGKIHLRLLKQSDKYNLVGFYDADEENGKKVEAEFGYKFFNSIDALIDAVDMVDIVTPTLSHYDCAIKAISKGKHIFIEKPITNTVEEAEHIRELLAENNLRGQVGHVERFNPAFLAITKEIKSPMFIEAHRLAEFNPRGTDVPVVLDLMIHDIDIILSVVKSKVKHISASGVSVISNSPDIANARIEFENGCVANLTASRISLKKMRKARFFQKDAYISVDFLEKKCEVVKMKDAPENPGDFDMVLQNAEGVKKQIYFDNPHIENNNSILDELEAFAHAINTNTTPIVSLNDGTEALRVATQIINCFEK; encoded by the coding sequence ATGCTAAACGCTGGTGTACTTGGTGCTGGCCACCTTGGAAAAATTCATTTAAGACTTCTTAAACAATCAGATAAATATAATTTAGTAGGATTCTATGATGCCGATGAAGAAAACGGTAAAAAAGTAGAAGCCGAATTTGGATATAAATTCTTCAATTCTATTGATGCCCTTATCGATGCGGTAGATATGGTTGATATTGTAACGCCTACCCTTTCGCATTACGATTGTGCTATAAAAGCAATTTCAAAAGGGAAACATATTTTTATTGAAAAACCAATAACCAATACTGTTGAAGAAGCCGAGCATATTCGTGAACTTTTAGCCGAAAATAATTTGCGGGGGCAAGTTGGACACGTAGAACGTTTTAACCCGGCTTTTTTAGCTATTACCAAGGAAATTAAATCGCCAATGTTTATTGAAGCCCATCGATTGGCTGAATTCAATCCGCGTGGTACCGATGTTCCTGTGGTTTTAGATTTAATGATTCACGACATCGATATTATTTTAAGTGTCGTAAAATCGAAAGTAAAACATATTAGCGCCAGTGGTGTTTCGGTAATTAGTAACTCTCCAGATATTGCTAATGCGCGTATAGAATTTGAAAATGGCTGTGTAGCTAACCTAACGGCCAGCCGAATTTCACTTAAAAAAATGCGTAAAGCGAGATTCTTTCAAAAAGATGCCTACATATCGGTAGACTTTTTAGAAAAGAAATGTGAAGTTGTTAAAATGAAGGATGCTCCTGAAAATCCTGGAGATTTCGATATGGTTTTACAAAATGCCGAGGGTGTAAAAAAACAAATCTATTTCGATAATCCGCATATTGAAAACAACAATTCTATTTTAGATGAATTAGAAGCGTTTGCTCACGCCATAAACACTAACACAACCCCTATTGTTTCTTTAAACGATGGTACCGAAGCCTTACGTGTTGCAACTCAAATAATAAACTGTTTTGAAAAATAA
- a CDS encoding protein-L-isoaspartate(D-aspartate) O-methyltransferase — MKDTLRHVGLRNQLVNVLKDKGITDKAVLDAIGKIPRHAFMDSSFLDHAYQDKAFPIAAGQTISQPYTVAFQTELLQVKKDDKILEIGTGSGYQTAVLCELGAKVYTIERQRKLFKLTSHFLRDKMGYRPKKIIFGDGYKGLPEEAPFDSIIVTAGAPFVPKPLLSQLKIGGRLVIPVGEDVQIMTLFVRSGPLEFEQHEYGEFRFVPLLEDKT; from the coding sequence TTGAAAGATACTTTACGACATGTGGGTTTGCGTAACCAATTGGTTAATGTTTTAAAAGACAAAGGAATAACAGATAAGGCGGTTTTAGATGCAATAGGAAAAATACCAAGACATGCTTTTATGGATTCTAGTTTTTTAGATCATGCATACCAAGATAAAGCCTTTCCAATTGCCGCGGGGCAAACCATATCTCAACCTTATACCGTAGCCTTTCAAACCGAGTTATTACAAGTAAAAAAAGACGATAAAATTTTAGAAATTGGTACTGGAAGTGGCTACCAGACAGCTGTTTTATGCGAGTTGGGAGCTAAGGTATATACTATTGAACGGCAACGAAAGTTATTTAAGTTAACGAGTCATTTTTTACGAGACAAAATGGGATATCGACCTAAAAAAATAATTTTTGGAGATGGCTATAAAGGTCTGCCAGAAGAAGCGCCATTTGATAGTATTATTGTAACAGCTGGAGCACCTTTTGTTCCAAAACCTTTATTGAGTCAGTTAAAAATAGGAGGTCGATTGGTAATTCCTGTTGGAGAAGATGTGCAAATAATGACACTCTTTGTTAGAAGCGGGCCATTAGAATTTGAACAACATGAATATGGCGAATTTCGATTTGTACCTTTGTTAGAAGATAAAACTTAA
- a CDS encoding Xaa-Pro dipeptidyl-peptidase — translation MIASKSNLYTKLFSLFFLVSFNLLVGQEKATPVFKDGEAQIVAAFNTPDKWIRTDLWVETTFDSDDDGILDRMYVDVTRPYQTETEGLKLPVIYESSPYYQGVAPDVEGGFWNVNHELGETTKERVHADVVRTGKRPIISNSQVKTWVPRGYIVVHSCSPGTGLSQGAPTVGGKNESLAPKAVIDWLNGRAKGYTSPYGNEEVKAYWSTGKVGMTGTSYNGTIPLAAATTGVEGLEVIIPVAPNTSYYHYYRSNGLVRSPGGYLGEDIDVLYDYIHSGDESKRAHNNAKIRDLEMRNGMDRITGDYNDFWAGRDYLNQMAPMKAALLMSHGFNDWNVMPEHSYRIYKKAKEMGLETGIFYHQNGHGGPPPLSMMNKWFTHYLFGIDNGIEKETNKAWIVRENDMRTNPTPYKDYPNPDAKPVTLYLKSNQLTTAKVSKQPTQTLIDDYNISGAELTKPENSKHRLLFVTPVLNEDVHISGVAKIKIKLASSKPAANLSVWLVSLPWEDGGNKKITDNIITRGWADPQNYKSLTESEPLVPGKFYELSFNLQPDDQIIKAGQQIGFMIFSSDKEFTLHPKPGTELTIDLNNTTLTLPIVGGLEKFKQAVNN, via the coding sequence GTGATCGCATCCAAATCAAATTTATACACAAAACTATTTAGCCTATTTTTTTTAGTATCCTTCAATTTATTAGTTGGACAAGAAAAAGCAACACCTGTTTTTAAAGATGGTGAAGCTCAAATTGTAGCAGCTTTTAATACACCTGATAAATGGATACGAACAGATCTTTGGGTTGAAACAACGTTCGATAGTGATGATGATGGTATTTTAGATCGTATGTATGTTGATGTAACTCGACCCTACCAAACAGAAACTGAAGGTTTAAAACTTCCCGTTATTTATGAATCTAGCCCTTATTATCAAGGAGTTGCTCCCGATGTTGAAGGCGGATTTTGGAATGTTAACCACGAACTTGGTGAAACAACCAAAGAACGTGTTCATGCCGATGTGGTTAGAACAGGTAAACGCCCAATAATTTCAAATTCTCAAGTTAAAACCTGGGTGCCACGTGGTTATATTGTTGTTCATTCTTGTTCTCCAGGCACAGGCCTTTCTCAAGGAGCCCCTACTGTTGGAGGAAAAAACGAATCTTTAGCGCCAAAAGCAGTTATCGATTGGTTAAATGGTCGCGCTAAAGGTTATACGTCGCCTTATGGTAATGAAGAGGTTAAAGCCTATTGGAGTACAGGAAAAGTAGGTATGACTGGCACCTCGTACAACGGAACGATTCCTTTAGCTGCAGCAACCACTGGTGTTGAAGGCTTAGAAGTAATTATTCCGGTGGCACCAAACACCTCATATTACCATTACTACCGTTCCAATGGTTTAGTGCGTTCTCCTGGAGGTTATTTAGGTGAAGATATTGATGTTTTATATGATTATATACATAGCGGAGACGAATCTAAACGTGCTCATAACAATGCCAAAATTCGTGATTTAGAAATGAGAAATGGCATGGACAGAATTACGGGCGATTACAACGATTTTTGGGCAGGTCGCGATTATTTAAATCAAATGGCACCCATGAAAGCCGCCTTATTAATGTCTCACGGGTTTAATGATTGGAATGTAATGCCAGAACACAGCTACCGCATTTATAAAAAGGCTAAAGAAATGGGCTTAGAAACTGGCATCTTTTATCATCAAAACGGACATGGTGGACCTCCTCCATTAAGTATGATGAATAAGTGGTTTACACACTATTTATTTGGTATAGATAATGGTATTGAAAAAGAAACCAATAAAGCCTGGATTGTTCGAGAAAATGATATGAGAACTAATCCTACACCATACAAAGATTACCCTAATCCAGATGCCAAACCTGTAACATTGTATTTAAAATCAAATCAATTAACTACAGCTAAGGTTTCTAAACAACCTACCCAAACCTTAATAGACGATTATAATATTTCTGGTGCCGAATTAACCAAACCAGAAAATTCAAAACATCGTTTATTATTTGTAACACCGGTTTTAAATGAAGATGTTCACATCTCAGGAGTTGCAAAAATCAAAATAAAATTAGCGAGTAGTAAACCTGCTGCTAACCTATCGGTTTGGTTAGTTTCATTGCCATGGGAAGATGGTGGTAATAAAAAAATAACCGATAATATAATTACTCGTGGCTGGGCAGATCCTCAAAACTACAAATCACTCACAGAAAGTGAACCGTTAGTTCCTGGTAAGTTTTATGAACTTAGCTTTAACTTACAACCAGATGATCAAATTATAAAAGCTGGTCAACAAATTGGATTCATGATTTTTTCTAGTGATAAAGAATTCACACTACATCCAAAACCCGGAACCGAATTAACCATCGATTTAAACAACACAACACTTACGCTCCCAATAGTTGGTGGTTTAGAAAAGTTTAAACAAGCCGTAAACAATTAA
- the smpB gene encoding SsrA-binding protein SmpB → MQKNINIQNKKARFLYEILDKYVAGLLLTGTEIKSIRSGKASIVESFCEFNHRGELFVINMNIEEYAFGNYYNHRPKAERKLLLNKKELKKLNKEVQNTGLTIIPLRLFINERGFAKMEIALAKGKKLYDKRETIKDRDNKRDLDRVKKIYK, encoded by the coding sequence ATGCAAAAAAACATAAACATTCAAAATAAAAAAGCCCGCTTTCTTTACGAAATACTTGATAAGTATGTTGCAGGCTTATTGCTTACAGGAACCGAAATAAAATCGATACGAAGTGGAAAGGCTTCTATTGTTGAAAGTTTTTGTGAGTTTAACCACCGAGGCGAACTTTTTGTTATAAATATGAACATTGAAGAGTATGCTTTTGGAAACTATTACAATCACAGACCCAAAGCCGAGCGTAAGCTACTTTTAAACAAAAAAGAACTAAAAAAACTTAATAAAGAAGTTCAAAACACGGGTCTTACAATTATTCCGTTACGCTTATTTATTAACGAACGTGGTTTTGCAAAAATGGAAATTGCTTTGGCAAAGGGTAAAAAACTTTACGATAAGCGTGAAACAATTAAAGATCGTGATAACAAACGTGATTTAGACCGCGTTAAAAAAATTTACAAATAA
- a CDS encoding S41 family peptidase: MKRFLPVCIIVFVLFSCSSVEKYNEKITTPHTVEALRSDIDHLYSQLKKNHPKLYQYISKSDLEFKFDSLKKSINTPLTSRAFYKKLAPVVAQVRQGHIALGSVSKQYKRKELKALNKKKFEFYDLEFDYLNDKLWVTNTRGYDSTLIGSELLKIEEDSTSNLVKTFKTRFASDGYNKTLYNSYVGKVFARLYFKEFGYKDSLKVVFKHADSIFSRTLKRVEKEKKKDTLKTDSLKVIKPKKRTPEERKDNRIANKKKRKYNRNHGFISKYDGYTRTFKFLDTSSTAVGYMKIKSFSNGNFKKFYEESFKKLDSAKTKNLIIDLRDNGGGRIAEISYLYGFLTNKKFKLIEESEVTNRLPYFNYLLANDMPVSLKVISTLFSPFIVTHNLIKTHKKNGKYYYKLRFAKEQNPHDLNYDEHIYVLINGNSFSASSLLSTHLKATNRAVFVGEETGGAYNGCVAGIYKVYKMPESQLKIRMGLMQIETPYKQEPDGYGILPDYEVLPVINFEDPTNDNQLNWVLQDIKKRKDN; this comes from the coding sequence ATGAAGCGATTTTTACCGGTATGCATTATTGTTTTTGTCTTGTTTTCATGCAGTTCTGTAGAAAAATATAATGAAAAAATTACAACACCACATACTGTCGAAGCCCTGCGCTCAGATATAGATCATTTATACAGTCAGCTAAAGAAAAACCATCCGAAGTTATATCAATACATTAGTAAATCGGACTTAGAATTTAAATTTGACAGTCTAAAAAAATCAATAAATACACCTCTAACATCCAGAGCATTTTATAAAAAATTGGCTCCTGTTGTGGCTCAGGTACGTCAGGGTCATATTGCTTTAGGTTCTGTTAGCAAACAATACAAACGAAAAGAACTAAAAGCTTTAAACAAGAAAAAGTTTGAGTTTTACGATTTAGAATTTGATTATTTGAATGATAAGCTTTGGGTAACTAATACCAGAGGCTACGATTCTACTTTAATTGGAAGTGAATTATTAAAAATTGAAGAAGATTCGACTTCAAATTTAGTTAAAACATTTAAAACCCGCTTTGCTTCCGATGGTTACAATAAAACCTTATATAATAGCTATGTAGGTAAAGTGTTTGCCAGACTTTATTTTAAAGAATTTGGTTATAAAGATAGTTTGAAAGTGGTTTTTAAACATGCCGATTCTATTTTTAGCAGAACACTAAAACGTGTCGAAAAAGAAAAGAAAAAAGACACGCTAAAAACAGATAGTTTGAAGGTAATAAAACCGAAAAAACGAACTCCCGAAGAAAGAAAAGACAACCGAATCGCTAATAAAAAGAAACGCAAGTACAACCGAAACCACGGTTTTATTAGTAAATATGATGGTTATACCAGAACGTTTAAGTTTTTAGATACAAGCAGCACAGCGGTGGGTTACATGAAAATTAAAAGTTTCTCTAATGGTAATTTTAAAAAATTTTATGAGGAAAGTTTTAAAAAATTAGACTCTGCTAAAACCAAAAATTTAATAATAGACTTGCGGGATAATGGTGGCGGACGAATAGCCGAAATCTCATATTTATACGGTTTTTTAACCAATAAAAAATTTAAACTAATTGAAGAAAGCGAGGTCACTAACAGGCTGCCCTATTTTAATTATCTATTAGCCAATGATATGCCTGTTTCGTTAAAAGTAATCTCTACACTTTTTTCACCGTTTATTGTAACTCATAATTTAATAAAAACGCATAAAAAAAATGGTAAATACTATTATAAACTGCGGTTTGCCAAAGAACAAAACCCTCATGACTTAAATTACGACGAACATATATATGTTTTAATTAACGGGAATTCATTTTCAGCATCGTCCTTGCTTTCCACGCACTTAAAAGCTACCAATCGCGCTGTTTTTGTTGGTGAAGAAACAGGCGGCGCTTATAATGGTTGCGTAGCCGGCATTTATAAAGTCTATAAAATGCCCGAATCGCAATTAAAAATAAGAATGGGTTTAATGCAAATTGAAACACCTTATAAGCAAGAGCCAGATGGTTATGGTATCCTGCCAGATTACGAAGTTTTGCCAGTTATTAATTTTGAAGACCCTACGAACGATAATCAGTTAAATTGGGTATTGCAAGATATAAAAAAACGAAAAGACAATTAA
- the lpdA gene encoding dihydrolipoyl dehydrogenase, with amino-acid sequence MNSYDVAVIGSGPGGYVAAIRCAQLGMKTAIIEKYSTLGGTCLNVGCIPSKALLDSSHHYEDAVKHFEEHGIEIPGDVKVNLEKMIARKQAVVDQTTGGIDFLMKKNNIDVYQGLGSFKDATHITISGEEIIEIEAKNTIIATGSKPSSLPFINIDKERVITSTEALKLKEIPKHLIVIGGGVIGLELGQVYKRLGAEVSVIEYMDRIIPTMDSGLSKELNKVLKKQKFGINISHKVKSVERVGDEVIVKADNKKGEEVEFKGDYCLVSVGRRPYTDGLNAEAAGVKLTDRGQVEVNDHLQTSASNIYAIGDVVKGAMLAHKAEEEGVFVAETIAGQKPHIDYNLIPGVVYTWPEVASVGKTEEQLKEAGVEYKAGSFPMRALGRSRASMDLDGFVKILADKKTDEILGAHMIGARAADMIAEAVVAMEFRASAEDVSRMSHAHPTFTEAIKEAALAATEDRALHI; translated from the coding sequence ATGAATTCATACGATGTAGCCGTAATAGGCTCAGGTCCTGGAGGATATGTTGCAGCCATTCGTTGCGCACAATTAGGCATGAAAACTGCTATAATAGAGAAATATAGTACCCTTGGCGGTACTTGTTTAAATGTTGGTTGTATACCAAGTAAAGCACTTTTAGATTCATCACACCATTACGAAGATGCTGTTAAACATTTCGAAGAACATGGCATTGAAATTCCAGGAGATGTTAAAGTAAATCTTGAAAAAATGATTGCCAGAAAACAAGCCGTTGTAGATCAAACAACCGGTGGTATCGATTTTTTAATGAAGAAAAATAACATCGATGTTTATCAAGGTTTAGGAAGCTTTAAAGATGCTACTCATATTACCATTTCTGGCGAAGAAATTATTGAAATAGAAGCAAAAAACACCATTATAGCAACTGGAAGTAAACCTTCAAGTTTGCCGTTTATAAATATTGATAAAGAGCGTGTTATAACTTCAACTGAAGCTTTAAAACTAAAAGAAATCCCAAAACACTTAATTGTTATTGGTGGTGGTGTTATTGGTTTAGAGTTAGGTCAGGTTTACAAACGTTTAGGCGCAGAAGTTTCGGTTATTGAATATATGGACCGCATTATCCCAACTATGGATTCTGGACTTTCTAAAGAGCTTAATAAAGTTTTGAAAAAGCAAAAATTCGGCATTAATATTTCTCACAAAGTAAAATCTGTTGAACGTGTTGGAGATGAAGTTATCGTTAAAGCAGATAATAAAAAAGGTGAAGAAGTCGAGTTTAAAGGCGATTATTGTTTAGTATCTGTTGGTCGTCGTCCGTACACAGATGGTCTAAACGCAGAAGCTGCTGGTGTTAAATTAACCGATAGAGGTCAAGTTGAAGTTAACGATCACTTACAAACAAGTGCATCAAATATTTATGCTATTGGCGATGTTGTAAAAGGGGCTATGTTAGCTCATAAAGCAGAAGAAGAAGGGGTATTTGTTGCCGAAACTATTGCAGGACAAAAACCGCATATAGATTATAACTTAATTCCTGGTGTGGTTTACACATGGCCAGAAGTTGCTTCAGTTGGAAAAACAGAAGAACAACTTAAAGAAGCTGGTGTAGAATACAAAGCAGGATCTTTTCCAATGCGTGCCTTAGGAAGAAGTCGTGCAAGCATGGATTTAGATGGTTTTGTTAAAATTTTAGCCGATAAGAAAACAGATGAAATATTAGGAGCTCACATGATTGGTGCCCGTGCTGCCGATATGATTGCTGAAGCTGTAGTAGCTATGGAATTTAGAGCATCGGCTGAAGATGTATCCCGTATGTCTCATGCACACCCTACTTTTACTGAAGCTATCAAGGAAGCAGCCTTAGCAGCAACCGAAGACAGAGCACTTCATATTTAA
- a CDS encoding S1/P1 nuclease: protein MKIIQLILLILLATIPLNLEAKDDIWGATGHRVVGEIATNYLKGKTKRAIKKLLDGKSLAFVSTFGDDIKSDKRYNKFYTWHFVNMPFDKDYEHAHKNEAGDLVTGIEYCKAVIQDKNSSDDDKAFYLKLLVHLMGDLHQPMHVGLEEDKGGNDFKVQWFYKDSNLHRVWDSDMIDGFDMSYTELAKNIDLLDRKEIKALQQGTIVDWVNETHQLTKKIYKSAEPEENLRYRYSYDYFTTVRSQLQLAGIRLAKVLNDIF, encoded by the coding sequence ATGAAAATTATACAACTAATTTTATTGATTCTTTTAGCTACAATACCTTTAAATTTGGAAGCAAAAGATGATATTTGGGGAGCAACAGGGCATCGCGTTGTTGGTGAAATTGCTACTAATTATTTAAAAGGAAAAACAAAACGCGCCATTAAAAAACTGCTAGATGGAAAATCGCTGGCCTTTGTTTCTACCTTTGGAGATGACATAAAATCTGACAAGAGATATAACAAATTTTACACCTGGCATTTTGTAAATATGCCTTTTGACAAAGATTACGAGCATGCTCATAAAAATGAAGCAGGCGATTTAGTTACTGGAATAGAATATTGTAAAGCGGTTATTCAAGACAAAAATTCATCGGACGATGATAAAGCGTTTTATTTAAAACTTCTTGTGCATCTTATGGGAGATTTACACCAACCAATGCATGTGGGTTTGGAGGAAGATAAAGGTGGGAATGATTTTAAAGTGCAATGGTTTTATAAAGACTCTAATTTGCACCGTGTTTGGGATAGCGATATGATTGATGGTTTCGATATGAGCTATACAGAACTAGCTAAAAATATCGACTTACTAGATAGAAAAGAAATTAAAGCACTGCAACAGGGAACTATAGTAGATTGGGTAAATGAAACGCATCAACTAACCAAGAAAATATACAAATCGGCCGAACCAGAAGAAAATTTGAGATACCGCTATTCATACGATTATTTTACAACCGTTAGAAGTCAATTACAACTGGCTGGTATTCGTTTAGCAAAAGTTTTAAACGATATTTTTTAA